One Spinacia oleracea cultivar Varoflay chromosome 4, BTI_SOV_V1, whole genome shotgun sequence DNA segment encodes these proteins:
- the LOC130471990 gene encoding uncharacterized protein, with translation MDNIHHEDIKSFKFIPVGGNWKRGAYDKDCCVYLMMLMMVFHGVETVQDGVGIFDFDPLADEDFRKFLRACICGTIVLSDLNCYRDEYLKRMVAFRKYRKQDVLDALIKQREELTQKYMNDASKIEIVARNSSARKSKHVETEDEAETDVNIEGKGRGKGGRRTRGGRRGKARGRGASRG, from the exons ATggataacattcatcatgaagaTATTAAAAGCTTCAAATTTATCCCGGTCGGTGGTAATTGGAAGCGAGGTGCTTATGACAAAGACTGTTGTGTCTATTTGATGATGTTAATGATGGTTTTTCATGGTGTTGAAACGGTACAAGATGGTGTTGGGATTTTTGACTTTGATCCCTTGGCAGAT GAAGATTTCAGGAAGTTTCTCAGGGCTTGTATTTGTGGCACCATTGTGTTGTCAGATTTGAATTGTTACAGAGATGAATATCTGAAACGAATGGTTGCATTCAGGAAATACAGGAAACAAGATGTTTTGGATGCCCTAATTAAACAAAGGGAAGAGTTGACGCAGAAATACATGAATGATGcttcaaaaattgaaattgttgcAAGAAATAGTTCAGCAAGGAAATCCAAACATGTTGAAACAGAAGATGAAGCTGAGACAGATGTCAATATTGAAGGGAAAGGACGTGGAAAAGGCGGGAGACGCACCCGAGGAGGCAGACGCGGGAAGGCACGTGGACGAGGTGCTTCACGTGGTTAA
- the LOC110793431 gene encoding protein FAR1-RELATED SEQUENCE 5-like — protein MEDDLIDLNIDLNRAIEEKLYNYDENLENHREVYDVEDEDEGTSQQVMVANQCIEEGSIIHSIDTNHNIFENPNNEQEENIDKELDGSLIGEARKTTDEIYDLYCKHAAIIGFSVRKGKNRYKEGTTIVNGKYFYCSAAGIRDPPKNKELKNEDDQSDAKKKERRKRVMITRTKCEAQIFAKKNENGDFEIEKHVVVHNHPLTREISNYLHRSERQMTEPKKEAIEAMSECGLRPMESYRYMSTETGGDDCVGHTMIDHLNYCYKLKMKQIDGKDSQTLVNKLYDIQSIDPEFFFRVRLNAEGKVECLFWRDSMMREDYKIYGDVLVFYTTFRTNKYNLICAPFVGINNHWKNTMFACAFIGDETTESFVWVFETFLKAMGGKHPISIFTDQDAAIAAGIEQVFPSSRHRLCLWHLSKNANSRFGLLKSDKNFKNAFYKCLSGCITPNDFEETWKSMINTFKLEKDDWFNRLYGLKEKWCTALSKDFFSAGILSSQRSESTNHAVGFKANKSTTLTEFYSIFQAIINRWRKTEEKDDFDCTRGIPTSELSMSAILKQAANVYTITLFRDFEEEFKLSVASSTMFKGSVGRTVFFEVWIEGITGSRQEVQYKMEDSTVTCTCKNFEESGWLCFHCLRILHLHSINTIPDRYITTRWTRYAKKQIWERVDTIKREKGEINNFTGWRLHMIRRYYNLILKGHKIAKARKFIEEKFKMDNKAVDEIIKKEEERKAKEEAAKIAEQEKAKAEAQRETQDGESTNSEITIVLDPDRANTKGKSKKRIKGQYDNYKQPSKKGKKKHKEFGSKTPNIQLFTPKEQLF, from the exons ATGGAGGACGATTTAATCGATTTGAATATCGATTTAAATCGCGCAATAGAAGAAAAATTGTATAATTATGACG aaaactTAGAGAATCATAGAGAAGTATATGatgttgaagatgaagatgaaggcaCATCTCAGCAAGTTATGGTTGCAAATCAATGTATTGAAGAAG gTTCAATAATACATTCAATTGATACAAACCACAACATCTTTGAAAATCCAAATAATGAGCAGGAAGAAAACATTGATAAAGAATTAGATGGCAGTTTAATTGGAGAAGCAAGGAAAACAACCGATGAGATTTATGATCTATATTGCAAACATGCTGCTATTATTGGTTTTAGTGTACGAAAAGGGAAGAatagatataaagaaggaaccaCAATTGTTAATGGAAAATACTTCTACTGCTCTGCTGCTGGAATAAGAGACCCTCCTAAAAACAAAGAACTCAAAAATGAAGATGATCAATCAGatgcaaaaaagaaagaaaggagaaagagggttatgataacaagaacaaaatgtgaagctcaaatatttgcaaagaagaatgaaaatggagattttgaaatagaaaagcaTGTAGTGGTACATAATCACCCATTGACAAGAGAAATAAGTAATTATCTCCACCGATCGGAACGACAAATGACAGAACCTAAAAAAGAAGCTATTGAGGCAATGTCAGAATGTGGTCTAAGACCAATGGAGTCTTATAGGTATATGTCAACAGAAACTGGCGGAGACGACTGTGTAGGTCATACGATGATTGATCATCTAAACTACTGCTACAagttaaaaatgaagcaaattgATGGCAAGGATTCACAAACACTAGTGAACAAACTGTATGACATACAATCAATAGATCCCGAGTTCTTTTTCAGAGTAAGACTCAATGCTGAAGGAAAAGTTGAGTGCCTATTTTGGAGGGATTCTATGATGAGAGAAGATTACAAAATATATGGAGATGTTCTAGTTTTTTATACTACATTCAGAACCAATAAGTACAATCTCATATGTGCTCCATTTGTTGGTATCAATAACCATTGGAAAAACACAATGTTTGCTTGTGCTTTCATTGGGGATGAAACCACAGAATCTTTCGTTTGGGTGTTTGAAACTTTTCTGAAGGCTATGGGAGGAAAGCACCCTATATCAATTTTCACTGATCAAGATGCAGCTATTGCTGCTGGAATAGAACAG GTTTTTCCTTCTTCAAGACACAGGTTATGCTTGTGGCACTTGAGTAAAAATGCAAACAGTAGGTTTGGTTTATTGAAGTCTgataaaaacttcaaaaacgCATTCTACAAGTGTTTAAGTGGGTGTATAACACcaaatgattttgaagaaacttgGAAATCTATGATCAACACTTTTAAGCTGGAAAAAGATGACTGGTTCAACAGATTGTATGGTCTTAAAGAAAAATGGTGTACagctttaagtaaagattttttttctgCCGGTATACTTTCTTCACAAAGAAGTGAAAGTACAAACCATGCTGTTGGTTTTAAAGCAAATAAAAGTACAACATTAACAGAGTTCTATAGTATTTTTCAAGCTATAATAAATCGATGGAGAAAAACCGAAGAAAAAGACGACTTTGACTGTACAAGGGGAATACCAACTTCAGAGCTAAGTATGAGTGCTATATTAAAACAGGCAGCAAATGTATACACGATAACACTTtttcgtgattttgaagaaGAGTTCAAGCTTTCTGTGGCAAGTAGTACAATGTTCAAGGGAAGTGTAGGAAGAACAGTGTTTTTTGAAGTGTGGATAGAAGGAATAACAG GATCAAGGCAAGAAGTTCAATACAAAATGGAAGATTCAACCGTCACTTGCACATGCAAAAACTTTGAAGAATCTGGATGGTTGTGCTTCCATTGTTTAAGAATATTGCATTTACATTCAATCAATACAATTCCAGATCGTTACATAACAACAAGATGGACTAGATATGCAAAGAAACAGATATGGGAAAGGGTTGATACAATAAAAAGGGAGAAAGGTGAAATCAACAATTTTACTGGTTGGAGATTACATATGATCAGAAG ATACTATAACTTAATTTTGAAAGGGCATAAGATAGCAAAGGCCAGAAAATTTATCGAGGAGAAGTTTAAAATGGATAATAAAGCAGttgatgaaatcataaaaaaggaagaagaaaggaaggcaaaagaagaagcTGCAAAGATAGCAGAACAAGAAAAGGCAAAAGCTGAAGCACAACGAGAAACACAAGACGGGGAATCAACTAATTCTGAAATAACAATTGTGCTTGATCCTGATCGTGCTAATACTAAAGGAAAGAGTAAGAAGAGAATAAAGGGTCAATATGACAATTACAAGCAGCCatcaaagaaaggaaaaaagaaacacaaagaaTTTGGATCCAAGACACCCAATATTCAATTATTTACAcctaaagaacaactattttag